One Rhodoferax ferrireducens T118 DNA segment encodes these proteins:
- a CDS encoding patatin-like phospholipase family protein, producing MPRVNLALQGGGSHGAFTWGVLDALLEDGRISLEGISGTSAGAMNAVALAQGFAQANDKMKADPREAAREALANFWHGIVQMGALSEAQRAPFDLLFGRMGGDNSSTAVWANAMTNFWSSAMSPYQNNPFDLNPLRNFLQSQVDFEGLARLPTLKVFVVATRVSTGKAEVFSGKRLTADAVMASACLPMAFKAVEIEGDHFWDGGYSGNPAIHPLIYDCSSRDILLVQINPIKRDKLPTTGAQILDRMNEVTFNAGLIAEMRAIDFVKRLLAAGKLDPANYKDVLMHRIDGGEALEAFSASTKTSTRESLIHSLRDLGQANARAWLTKHYSSLGAKCTVNIQQDYLDDMRVPVTPRAET from the coding sequence ATGCCCCGTGTCAACCTGGCGCTCCAGGGCGGCGGCTCACATGGCGCGTTCACCTGGGGTGTGCTCGATGCGCTGCTCGAAGATGGCCGCATTTCGCTGGAAGGCATCAGTGGCACCAGCGCTGGCGCGATGAACGCGGTGGCGCTGGCCCAGGGATTTGCCCAGGCCAATGACAAAATGAAGGCCGATCCACGGGAGGCGGCGCGCGAAGCATTGGCTAATTTCTGGCACGGTATTGTTCAAATGGGGGCGCTGTCTGAGGCGCAGCGGGCACCCTTCGACCTTTTGTTTGGCCGGATGGGTGGCGACAACTCGTCGACTGCCGTGTGGGCCAATGCGATGACCAACTTTTGGTCCAGCGCCATGTCGCCCTATCAGAACAATCCGTTTGACCTTAACCCGTTGCGTAATTTTTTGCAGAGCCAGGTCGATTTTGAGGGCCTGGCCCGCCTGCCAACGCTCAAGGTGTTCGTGGTGGCCACGCGCGTTTCCACCGGCAAGGCCGAGGTGTTCTCAGGCAAGCGCCTGACAGCCGATGCTGTCATGGCGTCCGCTTGTTTGCCGATGGCGTTTAAGGCTGTCGAGATTGAAGGTGACCACTTTTGGGATGGCGGCTACTCAGGCAACCCGGCTATTCATCCCCTGATTTATGACTGCAGCAGCCGCGATATCCTACTGGTGCAGATCAATCCGATCAAGCGCGACAAGTTGCCCACCACCGGTGCCCAAATCCTGGACCGCATGAACGAGGTCACCTTTAACGCCGGGCTGATCGCCGAGATGCGCGCCATTGATTTCGTGAAGCGCTTGCTGGCCGCAGGCAAACTCGATCCAGCGAACTACAAAGATGTGTTGATGCACCGCATTGACGGTGGCGAAGCGCTGGAGGCTTTTTCCGCCTCCACCAAAACGTCGACCAGAGAGAGCCTGATCCACTCATTGCGCGACCTGGGTCAGGCCAATGCGCGCGCCTGGCTGACCAAGCACTACAGCTCGCTGGGTGCGAAGTGCACGGTGAACATTCAGCAGGACTATCTGGACGATATGAGGGTGCCAGTGACGCCCAGGGCAGAAACCTAG
- a CDS encoding cytochrome C has translation MPMQAQAVPAFARQTGQNCVACHAGGQFPELTPYGRMFKMTGYTIGERTIPLSVMALASSSSIANAPADTVKNGTPILATASVFLAGKITDNFGAFTQITFDPYAVDNGDGSFSGHSNADNIDIRFANHIIGDKQDWIYGVSLNNNPSLTDPWNSAAAWMQYVPVPSPSSSQFIDGTAPYPGFASGGNIAGLNTYLYWNKTVYAEVGTYRTADRALSFMTAGVNPRTQLSGSNNPYWRLALSHEWGPHNLMLGTSGMVAHVYDDPTDTSDPASVGRFRNIGIDAQYQYILDPHTVTAQLAYMRTEQTYSDAVSAGQLNPGLSDTNIVTRAKLGYTYQAKYGGSLSLFNLTGSTNNQSDPATRGATYEAFYIPVQNVRIGAQYTRYSKYLGASTNYDGAGRNASDNNSMFLYVWFAY, from the coding sequence ATGCCAATGCAGGCACAGGCCGTGCCGGCCTTTGCCCGACAAACCGGGCAAAACTGTGTTGCTTGTCACGCTGGCGGACAGTTTCCCGAGCTGACTCCCTATGGACGAATGTTCAAGATGACGGGTTACACCATCGGTGAGCGCACCATTCCGCTGTCTGTCATGGCTCTTGCCAGCAGCTCCAGCATTGCCAATGCCCCTGCAGACACAGTCAAAAACGGGACTCCAATCCTTGCAACCGCCAGTGTATTTTTGGCCGGCAAAATCACTGACAACTTTGGCGCCTTTACCCAAATTACCTTTGACCCCTATGCCGTTGACAACGGGGACGGATCATTCTCTGGTCATAGCAATGCGGACAACATCGACATCCGCTTTGCCAATCACATCATTGGCGACAAGCAGGACTGGATCTATGGGGTGAGCCTGAACAACAACCCCTCGCTGACTGACCCCTGGAACAGCGCGGCGGCATGGATGCAATATGTGCCGGTTCCGTCGCCATCGAGTTCCCAGTTCATTGACGGTACTGCACCCTATCCTGGATTCGCCTCGGGTGGCAACATCGCAGGGCTCAACACCTACCTGTATTGGAACAAGACTGTCTACGCTGAAGTGGGAACCTACCGTACCGCGGATCGGGCCCTTTCTTTCATGACTGCGGGAGTCAACCCCAGGACCCAACTGAGTGGCAGCAACAATCCCTACTGGCGCTTGGCGCTCTCCCACGAGTGGGGGCCACATAACCTGATGCTTGGTACCTCGGGGATGGTTGCGCATGTGTATGACGACCCAACTGATACGTCCGACCCGGCTTCGGTTGGACGGTTCCGCAATATCGGCATTGATGCCCAGTACCAGTACATTCTCGATCCGCACACGGTGACGGCCCAGTTGGCCTACATGAGAACGGAGCAAACATATTCGGATGCCGTGAGCGCTGGCCAGCTCAATCCTGGCCTGAGCGATACCAACATCGTGACGCGGGCCAAGCTGGGCTATACCTACCAGGCCAAATACGGCGGCAGTCTGTCACTCTTCAATCTGACTGGCAGCACCAATAACCAGAGCGATCCTGCTACCAGAGGCGCCACCTATGAAGCCTTCTATATTCCCGTGCAAAACGTACGCATTGGTGCGCAGTACACGCGCTACAGCAAATACCTGGGGGCAAGCACCAACTACGACGGTGCTGGGCGCAACGCCAGCGACAACAATTCAATGTTCTTGTACGTCTGGTTCGCGTATTAA
- a CDS encoding LysR family transcriptional regulator produces MSFLDHMLVFSRVAELLSFTQAADSLGLPKASVSNAVQQLENRLGVRLLHRTTRKVVLTHDGQSFYERCKDALSDMDELQTMFQLQSSNALKGRIRLDMSTVVARQAVLPRLPDLLQQHPQLQIEISSTERRVDLVREGFDCVVRAGKVTEPGLIARPVGDLRMANCVSPGYMARFGVPHSLEDLAKHTLVHYTATLGAKVSGFECTQVGEEIAIPMQGPITVNNAEAYQAACLASLGIIQVPFVGVRELIAQGQLVEVLTGWTAPPMPLSLVYAHRRNLSTRVRVVMDWLHGVLVAYLDESGVGQ; encoded by the coding sequence ATGAGTTTTTTAGATCACATGCTTGTCTTCTCGAGGGTGGCCGAGCTATTGAGCTTCACCCAGGCGGCAGACAGCCTTGGGTTGCCCAAAGCCAGCGTGTCGAACGCGGTGCAGCAATTGGAAAACCGGCTTGGCGTGCGCTTGCTGCACCGGACCACTCGCAAAGTCGTGCTGACTCACGACGGTCAATCGTTTTACGAGCGGTGCAAGGATGCCCTGTCCGACATGGACGAGCTGCAAACCATGTTTCAACTGCAAAGCTCCAACGCTTTGAAGGGACGCATCCGGCTGGACATGTCGACCGTGGTCGCGCGCCAAGCCGTTTTACCGCGACTGCCTGATTTGCTGCAACAGCATCCGCAGCTGCAAATTGAAATCAGCAGCACCGAGCGGCGGGTTGATCTGGTACGGGAGGGATTCGACTGCGTCGTTCGCGCCGGAAAAGTGACTGAGCCGGGATTGATTGCGCGGCCCGTCGGTGATTTGCGCATGGCCAATTGCGTGAGTCCCGGCTACATGGCGCGTTTTGGAGTTCCGCATTCCTTGGAAGATCTGGCAAAGCACACACTCGTGCATTACACCGCGACCCTGGGCGCTAAAGTAAGCGGGTTTGAATGCACCCAGGTTGGTGAAGAAATTGCCATACCCATGCAAGGCCCGATCACGGTGAACAACGCTGAGGCCTATCAGGCCGCTTGCCTGGCGAGCTTGGGGATTATTCAGGTGCCCTTTGTGGGCGTCCGAGAGTTGATCGCGCAGGGTCAACTGGTGGAGGTGCTGACCGGCTGGACGGCGCCCCCCATGCCCTTGTCGCTGGTGTATGCCCATCGCCGAAACCTGTCGACCCGCGTGCGCGTTGTCATGGATTGGCTGCACGGCGTGCTGGTGGCCTACCTTGATGAATCGGGCGTTGGGCAGTGA
- a CDS encoding protein-glutamate methylesterase/protein-glutamine glutaminase → MSRIKVMVVDDSAVVRQVVAGLLADDPAIEVIAAVADPILAIARMKVQWPDVFVLDIEMPRMDGITFLKKIMAERPTPVVICSTLTEKGAQTSMAALSAGAVAIITKPKLGLKQFLVDASDDLISAVKAAARANVKRLQVVEKLTADAILPASDRHDAMLQTTERVVALGTSTGGTQALEVVLTALPRVTPGIVIVQHMPEKFTAEFANRLNGLCQITVREAKNNDRVVPGRALIAPGGKHMLLRRNGAQYSVEVLDGPLVNRHRPSVDVLFRSVARCAGANALGVIMTGMGDDGAAGLAEMRKAGARTLAQDEESCVVYGMPKEAVKRGGVERSVPLGAIAREIMAQMAG, encoded by the coding sequence GTGAGTCGTATCAAAGTGATGGTGGTGGACGACTCGGCCGTTGTGCGCCAGGTGGTGGCAGGCTTGCTCGCCGACGACCCCGCTATTGAAGTGATAGCCGCCGTGGCCGACCCCATTTTGGCCATCGCCCGCATGAAGGTGCAGTGGCCGGACGTGTTTGTGCTCGACATTGAGATGCCCCGCATGGACGGCATCACTTTTCTGAAGAAAATCATGGCCGAGCGGCCCACACCAGTGGTAATTTGCTCAACCCTGACCGAAAAAGGCGCGCAGACCTCCATGGCAGCGCTCTCGGCAGGCGCGGTCGCCATCATCACCAAGCCCAAACTTGGACTGAAACAATTTTTGGTGGATGCGTCAGACGACCTGATTAGCGCTGTCAAGGCTGCCGCCCGCGCCAATGTGAAAAGGCTGCAGGTGGTCGAAAAGCTGACGGCAGATGCCATCTTGCCGGCCAGTGACAGGCACGACGCCATGCTCCAGACCACCGAACGTGTTGTGGCTTTAGGCACTTCCACCGGCGGCACGCAGGCGCTGGAAGTTGTACTGACGGCTTTGCCCCGCGTGACACCCGGCATTGTGATCGTGCAGCACATGCCGGAGAAATTTACCGCCGAGTTTGCCAATCGGCTCAATGGTCTGTGCCAGATCACGGTGAGGGAAGCCAAAAACAACGACCGTGTAGTGCCAGGGCGCGCGCTGATCGCGCCCGGCGGCAAGCACATGCTGCTGCGACGCAACGGCGCGCAGTATTCGGTAGAAGTGTTGGACGGCCCGCTGGTGAACCGGCATCGGCCATCGGTCGATGTGCTGTTCCGCTCCGTGGCCAGATGCGCTGGCGCCAACGCTTTAGGCGTGATCATGACCGGTATGGGCGATGATGGCGCCGCCGGTCTGGCTGAAATGCGCAAAGCCGGTGCCCGCACGCTGGCGCAGGACGAAGAAAGCTGTGTCGTCTATGGCATGCCCAAAGAGGCAGTCAAGCGCGGCGGCGTCGAGCGCAGCGTGCCGCTGGGGGCCATTGCACGCGAGATCATGGCGCAGATGGCAGGATGA
- a CDS encoding DHA2 family efflux MFS transporter permease subunit, giving the protein MTQSTALEALQIQYGPRYRWLLLLTVMIGTVASIMSSTIINVAVPDMSRYFVLGQDRMQWVSSGFMVAMTISMLTTPWLLSRFGYRKTYSGAIWLLFVGGIAGGLSSNFDLVLVARVAEGLASGVVQPIPAIIILRAFAADEQGRASGFFGMGVVLAPAIGPSIGGLLVDWFSWRATFFMVVPFCIASLYMARRFIPVAHMGQESSSESKANLDWFGLLLATTATLCLLNGLVTLQNGPITKSAVLLCVSLVSLLSFVKWQHRLSHVHRGLHQQAPLMNLALFGHRQFAMGSIVSFIYGTALFGSTYLLPVYLQMGLGMSASYVGTLMMPAGLVLAITIPIVGRLADKRPTHILVSIGLTMLALGFGLMVTVGLQTAVWIIALWVIVGRIGLGFILPSLNLGSMRGLSKNLIAQGSSVISFVRMVGGAFGVSLSALVLEWRLETHGQLLSHPNTNPDRLTAFNESFLMLAGLCALAIVAAWQLRGTSRPIKTREVD; this is encoded by the coding sequence GTGACTCAATCAACGGCCCTGGAGGCACTCCAGATTCAATACGGCCCGCGTTATCGCTGGCTTCTGCTGTTGACGGTGATGATTGGCACCGTGGCGTCAATCATGTCCTCAACGATCATCAATGTGGCTGTCCCCGACATGAGCCGCTACTTTGTGCTGGGGCAGGATCGCATGCAGTGGGTTTCATCAGGATTCATGGTCGCCATGACCATCTCGATGCTGACGACGCCGTGGTTACTGTCGCGCTTTGGTTATCGCAAGACCTACTCAGGTGCTATATGGTTGCTGTTTGTCGGGGGGATTGCCGGCGGGCTGTCCAGCAATTTTGATCTGGTATTGGTGGCACGGGTGGCCGAGGGTCTGGCCTCTGGTGTCGTGCAACCGATCCCAGCCATCATCATCCTGCGTGCATTCGCGGCCGACGAGCAAGGGCGTGCCAGTGGTTTCTTTGGGATGGGTGTGGTGTTGGCTCCGGCCATTGGCCCCAGCATCGGCGGGCTGCTGGTTGACTGGTTTAGCTGGCGTGCCACCTTCTTCATGGTGGTGCCGTTTTGTATCGCTTCCTTGTACATGGCCCGACGATTCATTCCGGTGGCCCACATGGGCCAGGAGTCATCCAGCGAAAGCAAGGCGAATTTGGACTGGTTCGGCCTGCTATTGGCGACGACAGCCACACTTTGCCTGCTCAATGGCCTGGTCACACTTCAAAACGGTCCGATTACCAAATCAGCCGTCTTGCTTTGTGTGTCGTTGGTGTCGTTGCTATCTTTTGTGAAGTGGCAGCACCGCCTGAGCCACGTCCACAGAGGTCTTCACCAGCAGGCACCGCTGATGAACCTGGCGCTCTTTGGTCACCGTCAGTTCGCCATGGGAAGTATCGTCTCGTTCATTTATGGAACGGCTCTATTCGGTTCAACCTATTTGCTGCCGGTTTACCTGCAAATGGGCCTTGGAATGTCCGCCTCGTATGTCGGTACCTTGATGATGCCAGCGGGATTGGTATTGGCTATCACCATCCCAATAGTGGGTCGACTGGCTGATAAGCGTCCCACACATATTCTGGTCAGTATCGGATTAACGATGTTAGCTTTGGGGTTCGGTTTGATGGTGACGGTGGGCCTGCAAACAGCAGTCTGGATCATCGCTCTTTGGGTGATTGTGGGTCGTATCGGGCTCGGATTCATTCTGCCATCTCTCAACCTGGGTTCTATGAGGGGGTTGTCGAAAAATCTGATTGCGCAGGGCTCCAGTGTCATTAGCTTCGTGCGCATGGTGGGAGGTGCCTTCGGCGTGAGTTTGAGCGCCCTGGTGCTGGAATGGCGCCTGGAGACTCATGGCCAATTACTTTCACATCCCAATACCAATCCGGATCGGCTGACGGCATTCAACGAATCGTTTCTCATGCTGGCCGGACTATGTGCACTTGCGATAGTCGCGGCATGGCAATTGCGTGGAACAAGTCGACCAATCAAGACGAGAGAAGTGGATTGA
- a CDS encoding c-type cytochrome has protein sequence MQHWRFNMKFNSILWVAAMGVLGAGCSNLEHSRDLGNPKVSATTIAQQVCSLCHGIDGNSVSPNFPRLSGQTPEYLVGQLEKFRGHQRLDPPGFEYMWGLSRDLTDEQIKGLADYFAKQAPAQNAAIDAQQLAAGKVIFENGVPSKEAPPCLACHGPKAQGLAAFPRLAGQHQDYLVKQLHVFRETEGRPDTPMKQITHLLSQQEMEAVAGYLQAFPIE, from the coding sequence TTGCAACATTGGAGATTCAACATGAAATTTAATTCTATTCTTTGGGTTGCCGCCATGGGTGTGTTGGGCGCTGGCTGCTCCAACCTGGAACATTCCCGGGATCTGGGTAATCCCAAGGTTTCCGCAACGACGATTGCACAACAGGTCTGTTCTTTGTGTCACGGCATTGACGGCAATTCGGTTTCGCCGAATTTTCCGCGCCTTTCTGGTCAGACCCCGGAGTATTTGGTGGGGCAACTTGAGAAATTCCGAGGCCACCAGCGCTTGGATCCGCCCGGTTTCGAATACATGTGGGGGCTGAGCCGCGATCTGACCGATGAGCAAATTAAGGGATTGGCAGATTACTTTGCTAAACAGGCCCCCGCACAGAATGCCGCGATCGACGCCCAGCAATTGGCAGCAGGCAAGGTGATATTTGAGAATGGCGTGCCAAGCAAGGAGGCGCCTCCTTGCTTGGCGTGTCATGGACCCAAGGCGCAAGGTCTGGCAGCGTTCCCAAGGCTAGCCGGGCAACACCAGGATTACCTGGTGAAACAACTCCATGTCTTTCGGGAAACTGAGGGACGACCGGACACGCCCATGAAGCAGATTACTCATTTGCTGAGCCAGCAGGAAATGGAAGCGGTGGCTGGCTATTTGCAGGCGTTTCCCATCGAGTAA
- a CDS encoding SDR family NAD(P)-dependent oxidoreductase translates to MQTSPSIALVTGGSRGLGKSTALHLARQGHDVILTYRSKQAEANDVVAQIEAMGQKAVALALNVSDSSSFAGFAAQVRDVLLAQGGRTTFNVLINNAGTGTHASLMDTTEVQFDELVNVHFKGAFFLTQKLLPLMADGGRIVNLSSGLTRFALPGYAAYASMKGAVEVMTRYMAKELGPRGIAVNTVAPGAIATDFGGGAVRDTPQLNAIVASQTALGRVGEADDIGAMVASLVSPANRWINAQRIEVSGGMFV, encoded by the coding sequence ATGCAAACATCACCCTCCATCGCTTTGGTCACCGGCGGTAGCCGTGGTCTGGGCAAAAGCACCGCACTCCACCTGGCCAGGCAAGGCCATGACGTCATCCTGACCTACCGTAGCAAACAGGCAGAAGCTAACGATGTCGTCGCGCAAATTGAGGCCATGGGCCAAAAGGCGGTGGCGCTTGCGCTCAATGTTTCCGACAGCAGCAGCTTTGCAGGTTTTGCGGCCCAGGTGCGCGACGTGCTTCTTGCGCAAGGGGGCCGCACGACATTCAATGTACTGATCAACAACGCAGGCACCGGCACGCATGCAAGCCTGATGGACACCACCGAGGTCCAGTTCGATGAACTGGTCAACGTGCACTTCAAGGGCGCCTTCTTTCTGACGCAAAAACTGCTTCCCCTGATGGCAGACGGCGGACGCATCGTCAACCTGTCGTCCGGACTGACGCGCTTTGCCTTGCCGGGCTACGCCGCATACGCCTCCATGAAAGGCGCAGTGGAAGTCATGACCCGTTACATGGCCAAGGAACTTGGGCCACGGGGTATTGCCGTCAACACGGTGGCACCCGGTGCCATTGCGACCGATTTCGGTGGCGGCGCCGTGCGCGACACTCCGCAACTCAATGCAATTGTCGCGTCACAGACTGCGCTGGGTCGCGTAGGTGAAGCCGACGACATCGGTGCCATGGTGGCCTCGTTGGTCTCACCTGCCAACCGTTGGATCAATGCACAGCGCATTGAAGTGTCGGGGGGGATGTTCGTTTGA
- a CDS encoding DoxX family protein codes for MTKYISSLHQPKVGFFILRWTVGGLMLLHGVSKLMHGLGPIEGMLVSSGLPAFIAYGVLIGEVVAPLFVLANRFVAPAGLVMAFNMVVAVALAHTAQIFTLGKSGGWALELQGLYFFGSLAIALMAPRQPD; via the coding sequence ATGACCAAATACATATCTTCGCTTCACCAGCCTAAAGTCGGATTCTTCATCCTGCGCTGGACCGTCGGTGGACTGATGCTGTTGCACGGCGTGTCCAAATTGATGCACGGGTTGGGGCCTATCGAAGGCATGCTGGTTAGCTCCGGCCTCCCAGCTTTCATTGCCTATGGCGTTCTGATTGGTGAAGTTGTGGCGCCATTGTTCGTGCTGGCCAACCGCTTTGTTGCTCCGGCAGGCCTCGTAATGGCCTTCAACATGGTTGTCGCCGTGGCATTGGCACATACCGCTCAAATCTTCACACTGGGCAAGTCTGGTGGCTGGGCATTAGAGTTACAGGGTTTGTACTTCTTTGGCTCACTGGCCATAGCCTTGATGGCACCCAGGCAGCCCGACTAG
- a CDS encoding YceI family protein, whose amino-acid sequence MKRYLVISIVLGTVVTSTLAADTYTIDPAYSPANFDIARVGFSSQRGTFKKTHGKVILDLVAKTGSVDFTIQSASIDMGSAAWTSHLSDPGLFNVKKFPTMNFKSEKLVFNGEKIVAADGLFTMLGVTKPLRVTVKDFQCGNSSVDKRSLCSGNITAKLKRSDFGLTKYIPVVSDEVSISVPVDAYKN is encoded by the coding sequence ATGAAGAGATATCTGGTCATTTCCATTGTGCTGGGTACGGTCGTTACTTCAACGCTCGCGGCTGACACCTATACGATCGATCCGGCGTACTCCCCGGCAAATTTCGATATTGCACGAGTAGGATTTTCTTCGCAGCGAGGCACATTCAAGAAGACCCATGGCAAAGTCATTCTGGACTTGGTAGCCAAGACCGGCAGCGTTGATTTCACGATCCAGTCTGCGTCAATTGACATGGGGTCGGCAGCATGGACTAGCCATTTGTCTGACCCAGGCTTGTTCAACGTGAAGAAGTTTCCGACCATGAATTTCAAATCTGAAAAATTGGTTTTTAACGGAGAAAAAATTGTCGCGGCAGACGGGTTGTTCACGATGCTGGGTGTGACAAAACCGCTGCGCGTTACGGTCAAGGACTTTCAATGCGGGAACAGTTCGGTGGACAAGAGATCACTATGTTCTGGCAACATCACGGCGAAATTGAAGCGATCTGACTTCGGCTTGACCAAATACATCCCGGTGGTCAGCGATGAAGTGTCCATCAGCGTTCCGGTGGATGCCTATAAGAACTGA
- a CDS encoding universal stress protein, whose translation MYQRILVPIDGSATSTLGLDEAIKLAKLTGASLRLIHVSDALTFATGFETYAAYAADVIPRLKEAGEQILEQGRIRVAASGVKVDTLLLDGMVTRVSDLVVDQAKAWDADLIVIGTHGRRGVGRWLLGSDAEQIVRMAPVPVLLVRALEVEGNAGATVRAGEAARASNRAAPT comes from the coding sequence ATGTACCAACGTATTCTTGTCCCTATCGACGGCAGCGCCACGTCCACCCTAGGACTTGACGAGGCTATCAAGCTGGCCAAGCTCACAGGTGCAAGCCTGCGCCTCATTCACGTCTCGGACGCATTGACGTTCGCCACAGGCTTCGAAACCTATGCGGCCTATGCCGCCGATGTGATTCCGCGATTGAAAGAGGCCGGCGAACAAATTCTCGAGCAGGGCAGAATCCGTGTCGCGGCCAGCGGCGTCAAGGTTGACACATTGCTCTTGGACGGCATGGTGACCCGGGTGTCAGATCTCGTCGTCGATCAGGCGAAGGCATGGGACGCCGACCTCATCGTCATCGGTACCCATGGCCGCCGCGGTGTGGGACGCTGGTTACTGGGCAGTGACGCGGAGCAGATTGTTCGCATGGCACCTGTGCCGGTGCTGCTGGTTAGGGCGCTAGAAGTTGAAGGTAACGCCGGCGCGACGGTGCGGGCAGGCGAAGCCGCCCGGGCTTCGAATCGCGCCGCACCGACTTGA